Part of the Pedobacter roseus genome is shown below.
GCAATCCAGCTTTTTTGGATTTCTTTGTTCATATCTGTATAGATATAGGTTTTTGAAGTTGATCGAAAAATGGTTGTAACAGTCCAAGCTGGCTGCCTTTGATAGAATAGAATATAGTCTGGCCCGATTTTCTTTGGTGGACCATATTTCCATCCTTCAGCTTTCGAAGGTGCTGCGATATTGCAGGTATAGTCATTTCCAATATATCGCTAAGGTCGCAGGGACAAAGTTCGCCTTCCCTGTTCAGCATGAACAGTATCTTTAGCCTGACCTCGTTTCCGGCGAGGGCCAATAAGCCCGAGAGGTCAGAAAAAAGCCCATCGCTTCCGTTTAATAACTCTTTACAGTTATTGATCTGGCCTTGGTCAGCGAAAATTCTTTTACAGGTATTCATAGGGAGTCAAATATAAGTATTTAAGCAATTACTTAAA
Proteins encoded:
- a CDS encoding ArsR/SmtB family transcription factor; amino-acid sequence: MNTCKRIFADQGQINNCKELLNGSDGLFSDLSGLLALAGNEVRLKILFMLNREGELCPCDLSDILEMTIPAISQHLRKLKDGNMVHQRKSGQTIFYSIKGSQLGLLQPFFDQLQKPISIQI